From the genome of Streptomyces sp. NBC_01260, one region includes:
- the rpmE gene encoding 50S ribosomal protein L31, with product MKREIHPQYVETQVSCTCGASFTTRSTLDSGAIRADVCSECHPFYTGKQKILDTGGRVARFEARFGKAAGSASK from the coding sequence TTGAAGCGCGAGATCCACCCCCAGTACGTCGAGACCCAGGTCAGCTGCACCTGTGGCGCGTCGTTCACCACCCGGTCCACCCTGGACAGCGGCGCCATCCGTGCGGACGTCTGCTCCGAGTGCCACCCGTTCTACACGGGCAAGCAGAAGATCCTCGACACCGGTGGCCGTGTGGCCCGCTTCGAGGCCCGCTTCGGCAAGGCCGCCGGCTCCGCCAGCAAGTAG
- a CDS encoding LCP family protein — MTEPSGSNSRIRATGKRRRKASRRRRATVIAAWSLAGVVVVGGAGLGYAYFQLDGNLKAVDINNALGKNRPQNVDNGSEDILVLGSDSRSGANAQYGVDEGGARSDTAMVVHVNKGHKAASVVSIPRDTLVTRPDCKSDESGADVPGEQRAMFNTAYEVGGPACAVKTVESMSGIRMDHYVEVDFTGFKKLIDKLGGVKITTTQAINDPKSHLNLEPGPHTLNGEQSLGLVRTRKSVGDGSDLGRIQLQQAFIKALMVQAKSVGVLDGTKLYGLADTATKAITTDSDLGSVKALAGFANGLKGLGSENVHMVTLPVEYDPADPNRVIPQEKAGQQVWTALLHDSPIPASATEKSAGDKGAAGDIVR; from the coding sequence ATGACCGAGCCGAGTGGGAGCAACAGCCGAATACGGGCCACCGGCAAACGCCGGAGGAAGGCGTCCCGCCGCCGCAGGGCGACCGTCATAGCCGCTTGGAGCCTGGCCGGCGTGGTCGTCGTGGGCGGAGCGGGGCTGGGGTACGCGTACTTCCAGCTCGACGGCAATCTCAAGGCCGTCGACATCAACAACGCCCTCGGCAAGAACCGCCCCCAGAACGTCGACAACGGCTCCGAGGACATCCTCGTCCTGGGTTCCGACTCCCGCTCCGGCGCGAACGCGCAGTACGGCGTCGACGAGGGAGGCGCCCGTTCGGACACCGCGATGGTCGTCCACGTCAACAAGGGCCACAAGGCGGCCAGCGTCGTCTCCATCCCCCGCGACACCCTCGTCACCCGGCCCGACTGCAAGAGCGACGAGAGCGGCGCGGACGTCCCGGGCGAACAGCGCGCGATGTTCAACACGGCGTACGAGGTCGGCGGACCGGCCTGCGCGGTCAAGACCGTCGAGTCGATGTCCGGGATCCGGATGGACCACTACGTCGAAGTCGACTTCACCGGCTTCAAGAAGCTGATCGACAAGCTCGGCGGGGTCAAGATCACCACCACGCAGGCGATCAACGACCCCAAGAGCCATCTGAACCTGGAGCCGGGCCCCCACACCCTGAACGGCGAGCAGTCGCTCGGCCTGGTCCGCACCCGCAAGAGCGTCGGCGACGGCAGCGACCTCGGCCGCATCCAGCTCCAGCAGGCCTTCATCAAGGCGCTGATGGTGCAGGCGAAGAGCGTCGGCGTCCTCGACGGAACCAAGCTGTACGGCCTCGCGGACACGGCGACCAAGGCCATCACGACCGACTCCGACCTGGGCTCGGTCAAGGCACTCGCGGGCTTCGCCAACGGACTCAAGGGGCTCGGCTCCGAGAACGTCCACATGGTGACCCTGCCCGTCGAGTACGACCCGGCCGACCCGAACCGCGTCATACCGCAGGAGAAGGCCGGACAGCAGGTGTGGACGGCGCTTCTGCACGACTCGCCGATCCCCGCCTCGGCCACCGAGAAGTCGGCGGGCGACAAGGGTGCCGCGGGCGACATCGTGCGGTGA
- the rho gene encoding transcription termination factor Rho — MSDTTDLMGVTADKNVDSAAPAEGAATGTTARRRRSGTGLDGMVLAELQQVASGLGIKGTARMRKSQLIEVIKETQAGGSSAPKAKAAAAAPADEAETKPKRRATSKARTGAGDETPAAAPADKAAAQQQIDIPGQPANDEQPAGERRRRRATAQAGSPETKADTKAQAKDRTQDEPKRETPAEDRSEPKAEAAADNAEGRRGDRQDRGQRGERGDRGDRGDRRERQRDRRGKGGDEQGGGQGGQRQQRQGQGQGQGQNQGQGQQGGGGPQDDFDDEGGRRGRRGRYRDRRGRRGRDDFASDAPPVTDDDVLIPVAGILDILDNYAFIRTSGYLPGPNDVYVSLAQVRKNGLRKGDHVTGAVRQPKDGERREKFNALVRLDTVNGMAPETGRGRPEFQKLTPLYPQDRLRLETDSNILTTRIIDLVAPIGKGQRGLIVAPPKTGKTMILQAIANAITVNSPECHLMVVLVDERPEEVTDMQRSVKGEVISSTFDRPAEDHTTVAELAIERAKRLVELGHDVVVLLDSITRLGRAYNLAAPASGRILSGGVDSTALYPPKRFFGAARNIEDGGSLTILATALVETGSRMDEVIFEEFKGTGNMELKLDRKLSDKRIFPAVDVDASSTRKEEILLGSDELAITWKLRRVLHALDQQQAIELLLDRMKKTQSNAEFLLQIQKTTPAPGNND; from the coding sequence GTGAGCGACACCACCGATCTGATGGGCGTGACTGCCGACAAGAACGTCGACAGCGCCGCGCCCGCCGAAGGTGCTGCCACTGGCACCACCGCACGGCGCCGCCGCTCCGGCACCGGCCTTGACGGCATGGTCCTGGCCGAGCTGCAGCAGGTCGCGTCCGGCCTCGGCATCAAGGGCACTGCGCGGATGCGCAAGAGCCAGCTGATCGAGGTCATCAAGGAGACCCAGGCCGGCGGTTCCTCCGCGCCCAAGGCCAAGGCCGCCGCAGCGGCCCCCGCCGACGAGGCCGAGACCAAGCCGAAGCGCCGGGCCACCTCCAAGGCGCGCACCGGCGCCGGGGACGAGACCCCGGCCGCCGCACCCGCCGACAAGGCCGCGGCTCAGCAGCAGATCGACATCCCCGGCCAGCCGGCCAACGACGAGCAGCCCGCGGGCGAGCGTCGTCGGCGCCGCGCGACCGCTCAGGCGGGCAGCCCGGAGACCAAGGCGGACACCAAGGCGCAGGCCAAGGACCGCACGCAGGACGAGCCGAAGCGAGAGACGCCCGCCGAGGACCGCTCCGAGCCCAAGGCCGAGGCCGCCGCGGACAACGCGGAGGGCCGCCGGGGCGACCGTCAGGACCGCGGCCAGCGCGGCGAGCGTGGTGACCGCGGCGACCGCGGTGACCGTCGTGAGCGCCAGCGCGACCGCCGCGGCAAGGGCGGCGACGAGCAGGGCGGTGGCCAGGGCGGCCAGCGCCAGCAGCGCCAGGGCCAGGGCCAGGGCCAGGGTCAGAACCAGGGCCAGGGTCAGCAGGGCGGCGGCGGACCGCAGGACGACTTCGACGACGAGGGCGGCCGTCGTGGCCGGCGCGGCCGTTACCGCGACCGCCGCGGCCGTCGTGGCCGTGACGACTTCGCGAGTGACGCGCCGCCGGTCACCGACGACGACGTCCTGATCCCCGTCGCGGGCATCCTGGACATCCTCGACAACTACGCGTTCATCCGGACCTCCGGCTACCTGCCGGGCCCGAACGACGTGTACGTCTCGCTCGCCCAGGTCCGCAAGAACGGCCTGCGCAAGGGTGACCACGTCACCGGCGCGGTGCGCCAGCCCAAGGACGGCGAGCGCCGCGAGAAGTTCAACGCGCTGGTCCGCCTCGACACGGTCAACGGCATGGCGCCCGAAACCGGCCGCGGCCGCCCGGAGTTCCAGAAGCTGACGCCGTTGTACCCGCAGGACCGGCTCCGCCTGGAGACCGACTCCAACATCCTGACGACGCGCATCATCGACCTGGTCGCCCCCATCGGCAAGGGCCAGCGAGGCCTGATCGTGGCCCCGCCGAAGACCGGTAAGACCATGATCCTGCAGGCGATCGCCAACGCGATCACGGTCAACAGCCCCGAGTGCCACCTGATGGTCGTCCTGGTCGACGAGCGTCCGGAAGAGGTCACCGACATGCAGCGGTCGGTGAAGGGCGAGGTCATCTCCTCGACCTTCGACCGTCCCGCCGAGGACCACACCACCGTCGCCGAGCTGGCCATCGAGCGCGCCAAGCGTCTCGTGGAGCTGGGTCACGACGTGGTCGTCCTGCTGGACTCGATCACCCGCCTGGGCCGCGCGTACAACCTCGCGGCCCCCGCCTCCGGCCGCATCCTGTCCGGTGGTGTCGACTCGACCGCGCTGTACCCGCCGAAGCGCTTCTTCGGTGCCGCGCGGAACATCGAGGACGGCGGCTCGCTGACCATCCTGGCCACCGCGCTGGTCGAGACCGGATCGCGCATGGACGAGGTGATCTTCGAGGAGTTCAAGGGCACCGGCAACATGGAGCTCAAGCTCGACCGCAAGCTCTCCGACAAGCGCATCTTCCCGGCGGTGGACGTCGACGCGTCCAGCACCCGTAAGGAAGAAATCCTGCTCGGCAGCGACGAGTTGGCGATTACCTGGAAGCTGCGCCGGGTGCTCCACGCGCTGGACCAGCAGCAGGCGATCGAGCTCCTCCTGGACCGGATGAAGAAGACCCAGTCCAACGCGGAGTTCCTGCTCCAGATCCAGAAGACGACGCCGGCCCCGGGCAACAACGACTAG
- the thrB gene encoding homoserine kinase, with translation MAGPAFRAAAVRVRVPATSANLGPGFDALGLSLGLYDDVVVRVADAGLHIDIAGEGADTLPRDENHLLVRSLRTAFDLLGGQPRGLEIVCANRIPHGRGLGSSSAAICAGIVAARAVTTGGDARLDDAALLELATEIEGHPDNVAACLLGGFTLAWMDGGSARAIRMDPADSIVPVVFVPGNPVLTETARGLLPRTVPHVDAAFNAGRAALLVEALTRRPELLLTATEDRLHQEYRSPAMPQSVELVNRLRADGVPAVISGAGPTVLALAEDDAADKVARLAGEGWAANRLTLDASGASVLPLAP, from the coding sequence ATGGCCGGTCCCGCCTTCCGAGCCGCCGCCGTACGGGTGCGCGTCCCCGCAACCAGCGCCAACCTGGGCCCGGGCTTCGACGCCCTCGGCCTGTCGCTGGGGCTGTACGACGACGTCGTCGTCCGCGTCGCCGACGCCGGGCTGCACATCGACATCGCCGGCGAGGGCGCGGACACGCTGCCCCGCGACGAGAACCACCTGCTCGTACGGTCCCTGCGCACCGCCTTCGACCTGCTCGGCGGACAGCCCCGCGGCCTGGAGATCGTCTGCGCCAACCGCATCCCGCACGGACGCGGCCTCGGCTCGTCCTCCGCCGCCATCTGCGCGGGCATCGTCGCCGCCCGCGCCGTGACGACCGGCGGTGACGCCCGGCTCGACGACGCGGCACTGCTGGAGCTCGCGACCGAGATCGAGGGCCACCCGGACAACGTCGCGGCCTGTCTCCTCGGCGGGTTCACGCTCGCCTGGATGGACGGCGGATCGGCCCGCGCCATCAGGATGGACCCCGCGGATTCCATCGTTCCGGTGGTTTTCGTCCCCGGCAACCCGGTGCTCACCGAGACCGCCCGCGGACTGCTGCCGCGTACCGTTCCGCATGTCGACGCCGCCTTCAACGCGGGCCGTGCCGCCCTCCTCGTCGAGGCCCTGACCAGGCGCCCCGAGCTGCTGCTCACCGCCACCGAGGACCGGCTGCACCAGGAATACCGCTCCCCGGCGATGCCGCAGAGCGTGGAACTCGTGAACCGACTGCGCGCGGACGGCGTCCCCGCGGTCATCTCCGGTGCCGGGCCGACCGTGCTGGCACTGGCCGAGGACGATGCGGCCGACAAGGTCGCACGGCTGGCGGGCGAGGGCTGGGCGGCCAACCGGCTGACTCTCGACGCCTCCGGTGCGAGTGTGCTGCCGCTCGCCCCGTAG
- the thrC gene encoding threonine synthase has product MTTKGTHQWRGIIEEYRDRLPVTSTTPVVTLREGGTPLVPAQVLSERTGCEVHLKVEGANPTGSFKDRGMTMAITRAKEEGAQAVICASTGNTSASAAAYAVRAGMVCAVLVPQGKIALGKMGQALVHGAKILQVDGNFDDCLTLARSLSDNYPVALVNSVNPVRIEGQKTAAFEIVDALGDAPDIHVLPVGNAGNITAYWKGYTEYAADGPATHTPRMWGFQASGSAPIVRGEIVKDPSTIATAIRIGNPASWSYALAARDESGGFIDEVTDRQILSAYRLLASQEGVFVEPASAASVAGLLKAAEEGKVDPGQRIVCTVTGNGLKDPDWAVAGAPQPVTVPVDAVAAAEKLGLA; this is encoded by the coding sequence ATGACCACCAAGGGCACCCACCAGTGGCGCGGCATCATCGAGGAGTACCGGGACCGCCTTCCGGTCACGAGCACGACGCCGGTCGTCACGCTCCGTGAGGGCGGCACGCCGCTCGTCCCCGCTCAGGTCCTCTCCGAGCGCACGGGCTGCGAGGTGCACCTCAAGGTCGAGGGCGCCAACCCCACCGGGTCCTTCAAGGACCGCGGAATGACGATGGCGATCACCCGGGCCAAGGAGGAGGGCGCGCAGGCCGTCATCTGCGCCTCCACCGGCAACACCTCCGCCTCCGCCGCCGCGTACGCGGTCAGGGCGGGCATGGTCTGCGCCGTCCTCGTACCGCAGGGCAAGATCGCGCTCGGCAAGATGGGCCAGGCCCTCGTGCACGGCGCCAAGATCCTCCAGGTCGACGGCAACTTCGACGACTGTCTGACGCTGGCCCGCTCGCTCTCGGACAACTACCCCGTGGCGCTGGTCAATTCGGTCAACCCGGTCCGCATCGAGGGCCAGAAGACCGCGGCCTTCGAGATCGTCGACGCGCTCGGCGACGCCCCGGACATCCACGTCCTCCCGGTCGGCAACGCGGGCAACATCACCGCGTACTGGAAGGGCTACACCGAGTACGCCGCGGACGGCCCGGCCACCCACACGCCGCGGATGTGGGGCTTCCAGGCCTCCGGCTCCGCGCCCATCGTGCGCGGCGAGATCGTCAAGGACCCGTCGACCATCGCCACCGCCATCCGGATCGGCAACCCGGCCTCCTGGAGTTACGCGCTCGCCGCGCGGGACGAGTCGGGCGGCTTCATCGACGAGGTGACGGACCGGCAGATCCTGTCCGCCTACCGTCTGTTGGCCTCGCAGGAGGGCGTCTTCGTGGAGCCCGCGTCGGCCGCGTCGGTCGCCGGTCTGCTCAAGGCCGCCGAAGAGGGCAAGGTCGACCCGGGCCAGCGCATCGTCTGCACGGTCACCGGCAACGGCCTGAAGGACCCGGACTGGGCCGTCGCGGGCGCCCCCCAGCCGGTCACGGTCCCGGTCGACGCGGTCGCCGCCGCCGAGAAGCTGGGCCTCGCGTAG
- a CDS encoding homoserine dehydrogenase, with translation MMRTRPLKVALLGCGVVGSEVARIMTTHADDLAARIGAPVELAGVAVRRPSKVREGIDPALITTDATALVKRGDIDVVVEVIGGIEPARTLITTAFEHGASVVSANKALLAEDGAALHAAAEQYGRDLYYEAAVAGAIPLVRPLRESLAGDKVNRVLGIVNGTTNFILDKMDTSGAGYSEALDEATALGYAEADPTADVEGFDAAAKAAILAGIAFHTRVRIGDVHREGITEVTAADIASARRMGCTVKLLAICERAADGRSVTARVHPAMIPLSHPLASVREAYNAVFIEADAAGQLMFYGPGAGGAPTASAVLGDLVAVCRNKLSEAPGPGESAYTRLPVSPMGDVVTRYHISLDVADKPGVLAQVATVFAEQGVSIDTVRQKGRQDKSGEASLVVVTHRAPDAALSGTVEALRKLDTVRGVASIMRVEGE, from the coding sequence ATGATGCGTACGCGTCCGCTGAAGGTGGCGCTGCTGGGCTGTGGAGTGGTCGGCTCAGAGGTGGCGCGCATCATGACGACGCACGCCGACGACCTCGCCGCGCGCATCGGCGCGCCGGTGGAGCTCGCCGGTGTCGCCGTGCGCCGGCCCTCCAAAGTGCGCGAGGGCATCGACCCCGCGCTGATCACCACCGACGCGACCGCCCTGGTCAAACGGGGTGACATCGACGTCGTCGTCGAGGTCATCGGCGGCATCGAGCCCGCCCGCACGCTCATCACCACCGCCTTCGAGCACGGCGCGAGCGTCGTCTCCGCCAACAAGGCGCTGCTCGCCGAGGACGGCGCGGCCCTGCACGCCGCCGCCGAGCAGTACGGCCGGGACCTCTACTACGAGGCCGCCGTGGCCGGCGCCATCCCGCTCGTCCGCCCGCTGCGCGAGTCCCTGGCCGGCGACAAGGTCAACCGGGTCCTCGGCATCGTCAACGGCACCACGAACTTCATCCTCGACAAGATGGACACGAGTGGCGCCGGGTACTCCGAGGCGCTCGACGAGGCCACCGCACTCGGATACGCCGAGGCCGACCCCACCGCCGACGTCGAGGGCTTCGACGCCGCCGCCAAGGCCGCGATCCTCGCCGGAATCGCCTTTCACACCCGGGTGAGGATCGGCGACGTGCACCGCGAGGGCATCACCGAGGTCACCGCCGCCGACATCGCCTCCGCCCGCCGCATGGGCTGCACCGTCAAGCTCCTCGCCATCTGCGAGCGCGCCGCCGACGGGCGCTCGGTCACGGCCCGCGTGCATCCCGCGATGATCCCGCTCAGCCACCCGCTGGCCTCCGTCCGCGAGGCGTACAACGCGGTGTTCATCGAGGCCGATGCCGCCGGGCAGCTGATGTTCTACGGCCCCGGCGCCGGTGGCGCGCCGACCGCCTCCGCGGTCCTGGGCGACCTCGTCGCGGTCTGCCGCAACAAACTCAGCGAGGCCCCCGGCCCCGGTGAGTCCGCGTACACGCGTCTGCCGGTCAGCCCCATGGGCGACGTCGTCACGCGGTACCACATCAGTCTCGACGTGGCCGACAAGCCTGGCGTGCTCGCCCAGGTCGCGACGGTCTTCGCCGAACAGGGCGTATCCATCGATACGGTCCGCCAGAAAGGCCGACAGGACAAGAGCGGCGAGGCTTCGCTCGTCGTCGTCACCCACCGCGCGCCCGACGCCGCCCTCTCCGGGACCGTCGAGGCGCTGCGCAAGCTCGACACCGTCCGCGGTGTCGCCAGCATCATGCGTGTTGAAGGGGAGTAA
- the lysA gene encoding diaminopimelate decarboxylase: MSRSAHPAGPRHADVMSEGHYSAPAEDLNVLDEKVWSRTVTRDEHGALTVGGIEVARLAEEFGTPAYFLDETDFRARCRAWSDAFGPGADVFYAGKAFLSRAIVRWLKEEGLNLDVCSGGELTTALDAGMPAERIAFHGNNKTVDEIERAITAGVGRIVLDSFQEIVRVSHIAQRLGRRQPVQIRVTVGVEAHTHEFIATAHEDQKFGIALAGGQAAEAVRRALTLDGLELIGIHSHIGSQIFDMAGFEVSARRVVQLLAEVRDEHGVELPEIDLGGGLGIAYTSEDDPREPYEIAKALGDIVTRECESAGLATPRISVEPGRAIVGPTAFTLYEVGTIKPLEGLRTYVSVDGGMSDNIRTALYDAEYSVALVSRTSDAEPMLVRVVGKHCESGDIVVKDAFLPSDLAPGDLIAVPATGAYCRSMASNYNHALRPPVVAVRDGRARVIVRRETEEDLLRLDVG, from the coding sequence ATGAGCCGATCCGCACACCCCGCCGGACCCCGTCACGCCGATGTCATGTCGGAGGGGCACTACTCCGCCCCGGCAGAGGACCTCAATGTCCTCGACGAGAAGGTCTGGTCCCGCACCGTCACCCGGGACGAACACGGCGCACTGACCGTCGGCGGGATCGAAGTCGCCCGGCTGGCCGAGGAGTTCGGCACTCCGGCCTACTTCCTGGACGAGACCGACTTCCGGGCCCGCTGCCGCGCCTGGTCCGACGCCTTCGGCCCCGGCGCCGACGTCTTCTACGCCGGCAAGGCCTTCCTCTCCCGCGCGATCGTGCGCTGGCTGAAGGAGGAGGGGCTCAACCTCGACGTCTGCTCCGGCGGCGAGCTGACCACCGCACTGGACGCCGGGATGCCCGCCGAGCGCATCGCCTTCCACGGCAACAACAAGACGGTCGACGAGATCGAGCGGGCCATCACGGCGGGCGTCGGGCGGATCGTGCTCGACTCCTTCCAGGAGATCGTCCGGGTCTCGCACATCGCGCAGCGGCTCGGCCGGCGCCAGCCCGTGCAGATCCGGGTGACCGTCGGCGTCGAGGCACACACCCACGAGTTCATCGCCACCGCGCACGAGGACCAGAAGTTCGGCATCGCGCTGGCCGGGGGACAGGCCGCCGAGGCCGTACGGCGGGCGCTCACCCTCGACGGGCTCGAACTCATCGGCATCCACTCGCACATCGGCTCGCAGATCTTCGACATGGCCGGCTTCGAGGTCTCCGCCCGGCGCGTGGTGCAACTCCTCGCCGAGGTGCGCGACGAGCACGGCGTCGAACTGCCCGAGATCGACCTCGGCGGCGGCCTCGGCATCGCGTACACCTCCGAGGACGACCCGCGCGAGCCGTACGAGATCGCCAAGGCGCTCGGCGACATCGTGACCCGTGAGTGCGAGTCCGCCGGGCTCGCCACCCCGCGGATCTCCGTCGAGCCGGGCCGCGCCATCGTCGGACCGACCGCCTTCACGCTGTACGAGGTCGGCACGATCAAGCCCCTGGAGGGGCTGCGCACCTACGTCAGCGTCGACGGCGGCATGTCGGACAACATCCGCACCGCGCTGTACGACGCCGAGTACAGCGTCGCGCTCGTCTCGCGCACCTCCGACGCCGAGCCGATGCTCGTGCGGGTCGTCGGCAAGCACTGCGAGAGCGGCGACATCGTGGTCAAGGACGCCTTCCTGCCGTCCGACCTGGCCCCCGGCGACCTGATCGCGGTCCCCGCCACCGGCGCGTACTGCCGTTCCATGGCGAGCAACTACAACCACGCCCTGCGCCCGCCGGTCGTCGCCGTGCGCGACGGTCGGGCGCGGGTCATCGTCCGGCGCGAGACGGAGGAAGATCTCCTGCGTCTGGATGTCGGCTGA
- the nrtL gene encoding ArgS-related anticodon-binding protein NrtL: MTPADLSTTVLHAVRRAVDEDALHAPVPARVRVERTRPGGRGDYASAVALQLAGPAALPAREVAEILRERMAGAPGLGRVEITGPGFLNFTLDATADTAAHRALLHRVREQGLRYGHGDALAGAPLQFSHAREVRAAVTADAVRRLVRAQGAPVRISCDEASDPDWARLGVAVDVHGRPPVPLTEIRPVPAGATAGELLERLGPDATRWGLLRPAGHDRARLGDGLLVQGEDNPLFLVRYAHSRTRALSRGAERLGFTSDPGDPAGAGAPALLAVIADHPAVLAAAAHHRAPDRLARHLEAVAHAFFDFHDAASPLPVGDEKPSAAHRTRLALAEAAGTVLAGGLSLLGISAPPHL, from the coding sequence GTGACCCCCGCCGATCTCTCCACGACCGTGCTGCACGCCGTGCGCCGCGCGGTCGACGAGGACGCCTTGCACGCGCCCGTGCCCGCGCGCGTGCGAGTGGAGAGGACCCGGCCGGGCGGCCGGGGCGACTACGCCAGCGCCGTCGCCCTCCAGCTGGCCGGGCCCGCCGCGCTGCCCGCGCGGGAGGTGGCCGAGATCCTGCGGGAGCGGATGGCCGGTGCCCCCGGGCTCGGGCGGGTCGAGATCACCGGACCCGGCTTCCTGAACTTCACGCTCGACGCCACGGCCGACACCGCCGCGCACCGCGCGCTCCTGCACCGGGTACGGGAGCAAGGGCTGCGCTACGGACACGGCGACGCGCTCGCCGGAGCACCGCTGCAGTTCAGCCACGCCCGCGAGGTCCGGGCCGCGGTCACCGCCGACGCGGTGCGCCGGCTCGTGCGGGCACAGGGCGCGCCCGTCCGCATCAGCTGCGACGAGGCCTCCGACCCGGACTGGGCGCGGCTCGGGGTCGCCGTCGACGTCCATGGGCGGCCCCCCGTACCGCTGACGGAGATACGGCCGGTTCCCGCCGGTGCCACCGCCGGTGAGCTGCTCGAACGGCTCGGGCCCGACGCCACCCGCTGGGGGCTGCTCCGCCCGGCCGGTCACGACCGCGCCCGGCTCGGCGACGGCCTTCTCGTCCAGGGCGAGGACAACCCCCTGTTCCTGGTCCGCTACGCCCACTCCCGCACCCGCGCGCTCAGCCGCGGCGCGGAGCGGCTCGGATTCACCAGCGACCCCGGCGACCCGGCGGGAGCCGGGGCGCCCGCGCTCCTCGCCGTCATCGCCGACCACCCCGCCGTCCTCGCCGCCGCCGCGCACCACCGCGCACCCGACCGGCTCGCCCGCCACCTCGAAGCGGTCGCGCACGCGTTCTTCGACTTCCACGACGCCGCGTCGCCGCTCCCCGTCGGGGACGAGAAACCCTCGGCCGCCCACCGCACCCGGCTCGCCCTCGCCGAAGCCGCCGGGACGGTGCTGGCAGGCGGCCTGTCCCTGCTCGGTATCAGCGCGCCCCCGCACCTGTGA
- a CDS encoding response regulator yields the protein MSGASGRVLVVDDNKVIRQLIRVNLELEGFEVVTAADGVECLDLVHRVSPDVITLDVVMPRLDGLQTATRLRSDPRTRHLPVAVISACTPYEVDNGVAAGVDAFLAKPFEPSELVRVVRQLMERGRPPALDGRRGAGRAERAAG from the coding sequence GTGTCAGGGGCGTCCGGCCGCGTGCTTGTTGTCGACGACAACAAGGTCATCCGGCAGTTGATCAGGGTCAATCTCGAGCTTGAGGGCTTCGAGGTCGTGACCGCGGCCGATGGTGTCGAGTGTCTGGATCTGGTGCATCGGGTCAGTCCCGATGTGATCACGCTCGATGTCGTGATGCCCCGGCTGGACGGTCTGCAGACGGCCACCAGACTCCGTTCCGATCCACGGACCCGGCATCTGCCCGTGGCGGTCATCAGCGCCTGTACGCCGTACGAGGTGGACAACGGCGTCGCGGCGGGAGTCGACGCCTTCCTCGCGAAGCCCTTCGAGCCGAGCGAGCTGGTGCGGGTCGTACGGCAGTTGATGGAGCGTGGCCGGCCACCGGCACTCGACGGCAGGCGGGGTGCCGGGCGGGCGGAGAGAGCCGCGGGCTGA
- a CDS encoding IS5 family transposase: protein MRRHELSDREWEFVQPLLPSSLRGRKRLDDRRVLNGIVWKFRTGTAWRDVPVRYGSWATLHTRFRRWAADGTFERMLRTAQAKADAAGDISWLVSVDSTIVRAHQHAAGAKKGLRGPALGRSRGGLTSKIHLACDALGRPLAFVFTGGNINDCTQFTTVMEAIRVPRIGLGRPRVRPAHVLGDKGYSSRAIRTWLRRRGIAHTIPERADQARNRLRRGSRGGRPPAFDRSVYKQRNVVERCFNRLKQWRGIATRYDKTAESYEAAVTLAALLMWV from the coding sequence ATACGCCGCCATGAACTGTCCGACCGCGAGTGGGAGTTCGTTCAGCCGCTGCTGCCCTCATCGTTGCGGGGGCGGAAGCGACTGGACGACCGCAGGGTCCTCAACGGGATCGTGTGGAAGTTCCGCACCGGGACCGCTTGGCGGGATGTGCCTGTTCGGTACGGGTCGTGGGCCACGCTTCATACCCGTTTCCGCAGGTGGGCGGCGGACGGCACGTTCGAGCGGATGCTTCGGACTGCCCAGGCCAAGGCAGACGCGGCGGGCGACATTAGTTGGCTGGTGTCGGTTGACTCCACGATCGTCCGAGCCCACCAGCATGCCGCCGGGGCTAAAAAAGGGCTCCGCGGCCCGGCGCTCGGACGGTCCCGAGGCGGTCTGACCAGCAAGATTCACCTGGCCTGTGATGCTCTGGGCCGCCCGCTGGCCTTCGTCTTTACAGGCGGGAACATCAACGACTGCACTCAGTTCACCACGGTGATGGAAGCGATCCGGGTGCCCCGCATCGGACTGGGCCGGCCGCGGGTTCGACCCGCCCACGTCCTGGGCGACAAGGGCTATAGCTCGAGGGCGATCCGCACCTGGCTCAGGCGGCGCGGCATCGCCCACACCATCCCCGAGCGAGCCGACCAGGCCCGCAACCGGCTCAGGCGCGGCAGCCGTGGCGGCAGGCCGCCGGCCTTCGACCGCTCCGTCTACAAGCAGCGCAACGTGGTGGAACGATGCTTCAACCGCCTCAAACAGTGGCGAGGCATCGCCACTCGCTACGACAAAACCGCCGAGTCCTACGAAGCAGCCGTCACTTTGGCTGCACTCCTCATGTGGGTGTGA